One Cryptosporangium minutisporangium DNA segment encodes these proteins:
- a CDS encoding DUF6603 domain-containing protein: protein MTADALGALLRELERLVQPLDDAVESEEARRLLLISLGWDLDAVDGYPIPELLTGLGQIGGALRALTTRGEPTGLSDVVATLGDLGEAASGLQRLAELADQVSALGAGEVAAALGHLGAELGELVVFVYLARYRPTALQVARLLTLAVTPDDVPLDERTEVLVDDASGLVRRYPVARPRLRLDRLPDLVRDPAGLLKAEYPLHDMADDAAARELAAHLFGRLGPLLAGLGVDVTVGAPLDPGDGATPAAASLVARSLILRFPADAPADASALELTLALVPASDGGPAVTAALAGTVAFTWEGGAWRVGISVTGTVTGFGVGPNGVTLPDGVEDADVRATVTAERVGVDPNAPALRIGGAEGTRLELGRIGLRADVGLTSEHQEYGLALEIGTAAMVIAAGDGDGFLQKILPAEGIRAPFDLALGWSNTRGLHFRAGTPSGGGGAPGLSTTIDVPLDLGFLKIPSVYLAVEPTDGEVAATVALNVEAKLGPFSASAERLGLRLVLTFPEDGGNLGPVDLAVEFQPPIGVGLAIDSSVVTGGGYLFIDRVNRQYAGALELQFAGIALKAVGLLATRMPDGSDGFSLFVLISAEFTPIQLGFGFTLSGVGGFLGVNRRIAIDAIRDGLRTGGLDSVLFPQNLAANARRVVSDLGRFFPIAPGQFLLGPMVKLNWGSPPLITAVLGVMVELPNPVRVVLLGRLTMALPKPESPVVDLKIDVLGTLDFAARELAIDAVLRDSRIAAFTVAGEMAIRVNFGARPELIIAVGGFNPRFAPPAGFPRLRRMTIALASGDNPRLRLETYLALTPNTAQMGARLDLFVGVGPFSIEANFGFDALLQFVPFAFLVDVHAGVALKWGGSPLFAIRLEGTLSGPAPTRIVGAATFDFFGSHTIQVDHTFGLPEPPVPPEVVDVGDRLRKALGDRTNWRGQLPPDGTTMVSLRAGDPDTDDPDTDEPLLLHPLGTIAVQQRVVPLELEITRYGSAQLAGEERFFAIGAVRVGSESPKLATVREPVALGQYQDLSDPLTAPSFQQLPVGKRVEPARYGLPPTGSGALTIDLGYEDRVYDRASPDSDDLVVASRSTRDLTDERATGLAAGGAAGRTELRRLGGRPLDVSLQESAWVVAVTGERVPATPFTAEFDSGVGYGQAAGLLRRLRIEQPGLARGLRLTPAHEVTP, encoded by the coding sequence GTGACCGCCGATGCACTCGGGGCGCTGCTGCGCGAACTCGAGCGTCTCGTTCAACCGCTCGACGACGCGGTGGAGAGCGAGGAGGCACGACGGCTGCTGCTGATCAGCCTCGGCTGGGATCTCGATGCGGTCGACGGTTACCCGATCCCGGAGCTGCTCACCGGACTCGGGCAGATCGGCGGGGCGCTCCGGGCGCTGACCACGCGCGGCGAACCGACCGGCCTGTCCGACGTCGTGGCTACGCTCGGCGACCTGGGTGAGGCGGCATCCGGGCTCCAGCGCCTCGCCGAGCTCGCCGACCAGGTGAGTGCCCTCGGGGCCGGCGAGGTCGCCGCCGCGCTCGGGCACCTCGGCGCCGAGCTCGGCGAACTCGTCGTCTTCGTCTACCTCGCCCGGTACCGGCCGACCGCCTTGCAGGTGGCGCGGCTGCTCACCCTGGCCGTGACGCCGGATGACGTGCCACTCGACGAGCGCACCGAAGTCCTCGTCGACGACGCCTCCGGGCTCGTCCGGCGCTATCCGGTCGCGCGGCCGAGGCTGCGATTGGACCGGCTCCCCGACCTGGTGCGCGATCCGGCCGGGCTGCTGAAGGCCGAGTACCCGCTGCACGACATGGCCGACGACGCGGCAGCGCGGGAACTGGCCGCCCACCTGTTCGGACGGCTCGGACCGCTGCTGGCCGGGCTCGGCGTCGACGTCACCGTGGGCGCGCCGCTGGACCCCGGCGACGGCGCCACACCCGCCGCGGCGAGCCTGGTCGCCCGCTCCCTCATCCTGCGGTTCCCGGCCGACGCTCCGGCAGACGCGTCGGCGCTCGAGCTGACCCTGGCGCTCGTCCCGGCGTCGGACGGTGGACCCGCGGTCACCGCCGCGCTGGCCGGTACGGTCGCATTCACCTGGGAGGGCGGCGCCTGGCGAGTCGGGATTTCGGTGACCGGCACCGTGACGGGCTTCGGCGTCGGCCCGAACGGGGTGACGCTGCCGGACGGCGTCGAGGACGCCGACGTCCGGGCTACGGTCACCGCGGAGCGCGTCGGTGTCGACCCGAACGCACCGGCACTGCGGATCGGCGGCGCGGAAGGCACCCGGCTCGAGCTCGGCCGCATCGGCCTGCGTGCCGACGTGGGGCTGACCAGCGAGCACCAGGAGTACGGGCTCGCGCTCGAGATCGGGACCGCCGCGATGGTGATCGCGGCGGGGGACGGAGACGGCTTCCTGCAAAAGATTCTCCCCGCCGAGGGGATCCGCGCTCCGTTCGATCTGGCCCTCGGCTGGTCCAACACCCGCGGTCTGCACTTCCGCGCGGGAACGCCGAGCGGTGGCGGCGGCGCGCCGGGCCTGTCGACGACGATCGACGTCCCGCTCGACCTGGGGTTCCTCAAGATCCCCTCGGTCTACCTGGCGGTCGAGCCGACCGACGGGGAGGTCGCCGCGACCGTCGCGCTGAACGTCGAGGCCAAGCTGGGACCGTTCTCCGCGTCGGCTGAGCGGCTCGGGCTGCGCCTCGTGCTCACGTTCCCGGAGGACGGCGGCAACCTCGGGCCGGTCGATCTCGCCGTCGAGTTCCAGCCGCCGATCGGCGTCGGACTGGCGATCGACAGCAGCGTCGTCACCGGGGGCGGCTACCTGTTCATCGACCGGGTCAACCGGCAGTACGCCGGAGCCCTGGAACTGCAGTTCGCCGGCATCGCGCTGAAGGCCGTCGGGCTGCTCGCCACCCGGATGCCCGACGGTTCCGACGGGTTCTCGCTGTTCGTGTTGATCTCGGCGGAGTTCACGCCGATCCAGCTCGGCTTCGGCTTCACGCTGAGCGGCGTGGGCGGGTTCCTCGGCGTGAACCGCCGCATCGCCATCGACGCGATCCGCGACGGGCTGCGCACCGGTGGACTCGACTCGGTGTTGTTCCCCCAGAATCTCGCCGCGAACGCCCGCCGCGTGGTCAGCGATCTCGGGCGATTCTTCCCGATCGCACCGGGCCAGTTCCTGCTGGGTCCGATGGTGAAGCTGAACTGGGGCTCGCCACCGCTGATCACGGCCGTGCTCGGCGTGATGGTGGAGCTGCCGAACCCGGTACGCGTCGTCCTGCTGGGCAGGTTGACGATGGCTCTGCCGAAACCGGAGTCGCCGGTCGTCGACCTCAAGATCGACGTGCTCGGGACGCTCGATTTCGCCGCTCGGGAGCTGGCCATCGACGCCGTGCTCCGCGACTCCCGGATCGCGGCGTTCACCGTCGCCGGCGAGATGGCGATCCGGGTCAACTTCGGTGCCCGGCCCGAGTTGATCATCGCCGTGGGCGGCTTCAACCCCCGCTTCGCCCCGCCCGCCGGCTTCCCACGCCTGCGGCGGATGACGATCGCCCTGGCCAGCGGTGACAATCCCCGGCTCCGGCTGGAGACCTACCTGGCCCTCACGCCGAACACTGCGCAGATGGGCGCCCGCCTGGATCTGTTCGTGGGCGTCGGCCCGTTCAGCATCGAGGCCAACTTCGGCTTCGACGCGCTGCTGCAGTTCGTGCCGTTCGCGTTCCTCGTCGACGTGCACGCCGGAGTGGCGTTGAAGTGGGGCGGCTCGCCCCTGTTCGCGATCCGGCTGGAGGGCACGCTCAGCGGACCGGCGCCGACGCGGATCGTCGGCGCAGCGACGTTCGACTTCTTCGGCTCCCACACGATCCAGGTCGACCACACGTTCGGCCTACCCGAGCCGCCGGTTCCGCCGGAGGTCGTGGACGTCGGGGATCGGCTGCGGAAGGCACTCGGCGACCGGACGAACTGGCGCGGCCAGCTCCCGCCGGACGGCACCACGATGGTGAGTCTCCGCGCCGGCGACCCGGACACCGACGACCCGGACACCGACGAACCGCTGCTGCTCCATCCGTTGGGCACGATCGCGGTACAGCAGCGCGTCGTACCGCTGGAGCTGGAGATCACCCGCTACGGCAGCGCCCAGCTCGCGGGGGAGGAGCGGTTCTTCGCGATCGGCGCTGTCCGAGTCGGGAGTGAGAGTCCGAAGCTCGCGACCGTCCGCGAGCCGGTCGCGCTCGGCCAGTACCAGGATCTCTCCGATCCGCTCACCGCCCCGTCGTTCCAGCAGCTACCGGTGGGCAAACGAGTAGAGCCCGCCCGGTACGGCCTGCCGCCGACCGGTTCCGGGGCCCTCACGATCGACCTGGGCTACGAGGACCGCGTCTACGACCGTGCTTCGCCCGACAGCGACGACCTCGTCGTGGCCTCCCGGAGCACGCGCGACCTCACGGACGAACGCGCGACCGGACTCGCGGCCGGCGGGGCGGCGGGCCGCACGGAGCTGCGCCGCCTCGGTGGGAGACCGCTGGACGTCAGCCTGCAGGAGTCGGCGTGGGTCGTCGCCGTCACCGGCGAGCGTGTCCCGGCCACGCCGTTCACCGCGGAGTTCGACTCCGGCGTCGGGTACGGCCAGGCGGCCGGGCTTCTGCGGCGGCTGCGGATCGAGCAGCCGGGCCTCGCTCGCGGGCTGCGCCTGACACCCGCGCACGAGGTGACGCCGTGA
- a CDS encoding citrate synthase, with translation MTGPGQPQQADDVSEEFDLRFGDESLPIPVRKATEGADGLDIGPLLSRTGKVTLDTGFVNTASCTSAITYIDGAAGILRYRGYPIDQLAERSSFLEVAYLLIYGELPTEAELGGFVDRIKEHTLLREEMRRFFDGFPRDAHPMAVLSSGVSALSTFYQDSLDPFDTAQVEISTVRLLAKLPTIAAHSYKNSIGHPTLYPDNSLSYVENFLRMTFGLPTTPYEVDPVHARVLDMLFVLHADHEQNCSTSTVRLVGSSQANLFASVSAGVNALFGPLHGGANEAVLTMLSQIQASGGDVSAFVRAVKDRTAGTRLMGFGHRVYRNYDPRATIVKKAAREVIDRMERPDPLLDIAVQLEEIALSDDYFIERKLYPNVDFYTGLIYKAMGFPTRMFTVLFALGRLPGWIAQWREMMADPATKIGRPRQVYTGSGARDYQTFDQR, from the coding sequence ATGACCGGACCAGGGCAGCCGCAACAGGCCGACGACGTATCGGAGGAGTTCGACCTCCGCTTCGGCGACGAGAGCCTTCCGATACCGGTTCGGAAGGCCACCGAGGGCGCAGACGGGCTCGACATCGGGCCTCTGCTCAGCCGCACCGGCAAGGTCACCCTCGACACCGGGTTCGTCAACACGGCGTCGTGCACCTCGGCGATCACCTACATCGACGGCGCGGCCGGCATCCTGCGCTATCGCGGATACCCCATCGACCAGCTCGCCGAGCGGTCCTCGTTCCTCGAGGTCGCCTACCTGCTGATCTACGGCGAGCTGCCGACCGAGGCCGAGCTGGGTGGCTTCGTCGACCGGATCAAGGAGCACACGCTGCTCCGCGAGGAGATGCGGCGCTTCTTCGACGGTTTCCCGCGGGACGCGCACCCGATGGCGGTGCTCTCCTCCGGGGTGAGCGCGCTCTCGACGTTCTACCAGGACAGCCTCGACCCGTTCGACACCGCGCAGGTCGAGATCTCCACCGTGCGCCTGCTCGCGAAGCTCCCCACGATCGCGGCCCACTCGTACAAGAACTCGATCGGGCACCCGACGCTCTACCCGGACAACTCCCTCTCGTACGTCGAGAACTTCCTGCGGATGACGTTCGGCCTGCCGACGACCCCGTACGAGGTCGATCCCGTCCACGCGCGCGTGCTGGACATGCTGTTCGTCCTGCACGCCGACCACGAGCAGAACTGCTCCACGTCGACGGTCCGGCTGGTCGGGTCGAGCCAGGCGAACCTCTTCGCGTCGGTGTCGGCCGGCGTCAACGCGCTCTTCGGCCCGCTGCACGGTGGCGCCAACGAGGCAGTGCTCACGATGTTGAGCCAGATCCAGGCGAGCGGCGGAGACGTCTCGGCGTTCGTCCGCGCGGTCAAGGACCGCACGGCCGGTACCCGCCTGATGGGCTTCGGTCACCGGGTGTACCGCAACTACGATCCGCGCGCGACGATTGTCAAGAAGGCGGCGCGGGAGGTCATCGATCGGATGGAGCGTCCCGACCCGCTGCTGGACATCGCCGTGCAGCTGGAGGAGATCGCGCTCTCCGACGACTACTTCATCGAGCGCAAGCTCTACCCGAACGTGGACTTCTACACCGGGCTGATCTACAAGGCGATGGGCTTCCCCACCCGGATGTTCACCGTGCTCTTCGCGCTCGGGCGGCTGCCGGGCTGGATCGCGCAGTGGCGCGAGATGATGGCCGACCCGGCGACCAAGATCGGCCGTCCGCGGCAGGTGTACACGGGCTCGGGGGCCCGCGACTACCAGACGTTCGACCAGCGCTGA
- a CDS encoding ABC transporter substrate-binding protein, with the protein MFRKLLAAAVAAAALLATGACGGASQAAAPGDKFVLRVGSIGNSNAISGPIGYWHEQGKLVPALESLGVTDIKVVTFQNGPDLNQALAADELDLALYGDTPALVAKGAGQPTRLIAQSQIKLDAGILAKKSGGPASVADLAGKKVAVQTGSYIHRYLLGALADANVKPAEVVHIYSTDVEAALERGDVDAAAVPIANYVALKAKGYPSIDLASQTHPKYLGTSSAVVTENFLEAKPGIVDAWQSAHREAVKAAKADWAGFVDYSVSIQGFPKKILEESLKPEQWVEEPFSEEGLALLTGTKQFLAENKFIRKDFDLDAWRVKDSA; encoded by the coding sequence ATGTTCCGAAAGTTACTCGCCGCCGCTGTGGCCGCCGCCGCGCTGCTGGCCACCGGTGCGTGCGGCGGAGCGTCCCAGGCCGCAGCGCCCGGCGACAAGTTCGTGCTGCGCGTGGGCTCGATCGGCAACTCCAACGCGATCAGCGGCCCGATCGGGTACTGGCACGAGCAGGGCAAGCTCGTTCCCGCCCTGGAGTCGCTCGGGGTCACCGACATCAAGGTCGTCACGTTCCAGAACGGCCCGGACCTGAACCAGGCCCTCGCCGCCGACGAACTGGACCTCGCCCTCTACGGCGACACCCCGGCGCTGGTCGCGAAGGGGGCGGGGCAGCCGACCCGGCTGATCGCACAGTCCCAGATCAAGCTGGACGCGGGCATCCTCGCCAAGAAGTCCGGCGGCCCGGCCTCCGTCGCCGACCTGGCCGGTAAGAAGGTGGCCGTGCAGACCGGCTCCTACATCCACCGGTACCTGCTGGGTGCGCTCGCCGACGCGAACGTGAAGCCGGCCGAGGTCGTGCACATCTACAGCACCGACGTGGAGGCGGCGCTGGAGCGCGGTGACGTGGACGCGGCCGCGGTGCCGATCGCGAACTACGTCGCGCTCAAGGCGAAGGGCTACCCGTCGATCGACCTCGCGTCGCAGACCCACCCGAAGTACCTGGGCACCAGCTCGGCTGTCGTCACCGAGAACTTCCTCGAGGCCAAGCCGGGCATCGTCGACGCGTGGCAGAGCGCCCACCGCGAGGCGGTCAAGGCAGCCAAGGCGGACTGGGCCGGTTTCGTCGACTACTCGGTGAGCATCCAGGGCTTCCCGAAGAAGATCCTCGAGGAGTCGCTGAAGCCCGAGCAGTGGGTGGAGGAACCCTTCTCCGAGGAGGGCCTGGCCCTGCTCACCGGCACCAAGCAGTTCCTCGCCGAGAACAAGTTCATCCGCAAGGACTTCGACCTCGACGCATGGCGGGTCAAAGACTCCGCCTGA
- a CDS encoding ferredoxin family protein — MIELVSESRCVTCDVCVAVCPTNVFDRGPDGIPVIARQGDCQTCFMCEAHCPADALFVAPLTHPVPEDSPLRDEAHLAEAGLLGSYRREIGWGRGRKPGARLAVGPELGRARITPAALS; from the coding sequence ATGATCGAACTGGTCTCCGAGAGCCGCTGCGTGACCTGCGACGTCTGCGTCGCCGTCTGCCCCACCAACGTCTTCGACCGCGGGCCCGACGGGATCCCGGTGATCGCCAGGCAGGGCGACTGCCAGACCTGCTTCATGTGCGAAGCGCACTGCCCGGCCGATGCGCTGTTCGTCGCGCCGCTGACCCATCCGGTGCCCGAGGACTCCCCACTGCGCGACGAGGCGCATCTGGCCGAGGCGGGGCTGCTCGGCAGCTACCGCCGGGAGATCGGCTGGGGGCGCGGGCGCAAGCCCGGCGCCCGCCTGGCCGTCGGCCCCGAACTGGGTCGAGCCCGGATCACCCCCGCAGCGTTGTCATGA
- a CDS encoding FAD-binding protein, producing the protein MITLDLTADVVVVGGGPAGTWAALTAAEAGADVILLDKGYCGTSGPTASGGTGVWYVQPDPAQREKAMASREALGGFLQDRRWMSRVLDQTYENMNRLEAEARYPFPVIDGVPHKRGVQGPEYMRRMRSWIKRAGVTVLDHSPVNELLVDGTGTVAGVRGHRRQHNSDYRVRAGAVVLATGGCAFLSKALGCDVATGDGALFAAEAGAEMSGMEFSTAYAIAPAFTSVTKTAYYGFATFFRGDGTPLEGAGSQGGRSVIAKELLRAGTVLCQIDQATAAQQQQMRLGQPNFFLPFDRLGIDPFAEKFPITLLLEGTVRGTGGIRIVADDCATTVPGLYAAGDAATRELVCGGFTGGGSHNSAWAMSSGTFAGRGAAAFAAGLGAAATRRKLTGVGATGIRPASSATGVGRAEAIDVIRREVHPYDKNYLRNGSRLRPALAELDAIWESLRGGAVADGGNLAGLRQAAAMVAHARWMYTSALARTESRGMARREEFPELDPNQYHRLAVGGLDSLWTRAEPVTGRELAIA; encoded by the coding sequence ATGATCACTCTTGACCTCACCGCCGACGTGGTCGTGGTCGGCGGCGGACCGGCCGGCACCTGGGCCGCGCTGACCGCCGCCGAAGCCGGCGCCGACGTGATCCTGCTGGACAAGGGTTACTGCGGCACCAGCGGTCCGACGGCCTCCGGCGGCACCGGCGTCTGGTACGTGCAGCCCGACCCGGCCCAGCGCGAGAAGGCGATGGCCAGCCGCGAGGCGCTGGGCGGGTTCCTGCAGGACCGGCGCTGGATGAGCCGGGTGCTGGACCAGACGTACGAGAACATGAACCGCCTCGAAGCCGAGGCCCGCTACCCGTTCCCGGTGATCGACGGCGTGCCGCACAAGCGGGGCGTTCAGGGCCCCGAGTACATGCGCCGGATGCGCTCCTGGATCAAGCGTGCCGGGGTGACGGTCCTCGATCACAGCCCGGTCAACGAGTTGCTGGTCGACGGCACCGGCACGGTCGCCGGGGTGCGCGGGCACCGGCGTCAGCACAACAGCGACTACCGGGTGCGTGCGGGTGCGGTGGTGCTCGCCACCGGCGGGTGCGCGTTCCTCAGCAAGGCGCTGGGCTGTGACGTGGCCACCGGGGACGGGGCGCTGTTCGCGGCCGAGGCGGGCGCGGAGATGTCCGGAATGGAGTTCTCCACCGCGTACGCGATCGCGCCCGCTTTCACGTCGGTGACCAAGACCGCCTACTACGGGTTCGCGACGTTCTTCCGAGGCGACGGCACCCCGCTCGAGGGTGCGGGCAGCCAGGGTGGCCGGTCCGTGATCGCCAAGGAACTGCTGCGCGCCGGAACCGTCCTCTGCCAGATCGATCAGGCCACCGCGGCACAGCAGCAGCAAATGCGGCTGGGCCAGCCGAACTTCTTCCTTCCGTTCGACCGGCTGGGCATCGATCCGTTCGCCGAGAAGTTCCCGATCACGCTGCTGCTCGAGGGCACGGTCCGCGGCACCGGCGGCATCCGGATCGTCGCCGACGATTGCGCCACCACGGTCCCCGGCTTGTACGCGGCCGGTGACGCCGCCACCCGCGAACTCGTGTGCGGTGGCTTCACCGGGGGAGGGAGCCACAACTCGGCGTGGGCGATGTCGTCCGGCACGTTCGCCGGCCGGGGTGCCGCGGCGTTCGCCGCCGGACTGGGCGCGGCCGCCACCAGGCGCAAGCTCACCGGCGTCGGCGCGACCGGCATTCGACCGGCGTCCTCGGCGACGGGCGTGGGCCGCGCCGAGGCGATCGACGTGATCCGCCGCGAGGTGCACCCGTACGACAAGAACTACCTGCGCAACGGCTCCCGGCTACGGCCGGCGCTGGCCGAACTGGACGCGATCTGGGAGAGCCTGCGCGGCGGAGCCGTCGCCGACGGCGGGAACCTGGCCGGACTGCGGCAGGCGGCCGCGATGGTGGCGCACGCGCGGTGGATGTACACGAGCGCGCTGGCCCGTACCGAGAGCCGTGGCATGGCCCGGCGGGAGGAGTTCCCGGAATTGGACCCGAACCAGTACCACCGGCTCGCGGTCGGCGGGCTGGACTCACTGTGGACCCGAGCCGAGCCGGTCACCGGGCGCGAGTTGGCGATCGCCTGA
- a CDS encoding ABC transporter ATP-binding protein codes for MTAVVVEDARREFDGRLVLEGVDLTIAPGEFVALLGASGSGKSTLLRALAGLDRGATGSFDVPQRRAVVFQEHRLMPWSRVWRNVTLGLDGPDLRNRALAALTEVGLAARADAWPRTLSGGESQRVALARALVRTPELLLLDEPFGALDALTRLKAQGLVARLWAEHRPAVLLVTHDVEEALLLADRALLLRDGRIAEEFVVDVPRPRVIDNPRLLALRRALLSGLGVNTESEDSDDHS; via the coding sequence ATGACCGCGGTCGTAGTGGAGGACGCGCGGCGCGAGTTCGACGGGCGCCTCGTGCTCGAAGGGGTCGACCTGACGATCGCGCCCGGCGAGTTCGTCGCGCTGCTCGGAGCGAGCGGCTCCGGCAAGAGCACGCTGCTGCGCGCACTCGCCGGACTGGATCGGGGCGCTACCGGCAGCTTCGACGTGCCCCAGCGGCGGGCGGTCGTGTTCCAGGAACACCGGCTCATGCCGTGGAGCCGGGTGTGGCGCAACGTCACGCTCGGCCTGGACGGCCCCGACCTGCGGAACCGGGCGCTCGCCGCGCTGACCGAGGTGGGGCTGGCGGCCCGCGCCGACGCGTGGCCGCGGACGCTCTCCGGCGGTGAATCGCAGCGGGTCGCGCTGGCCCGCGCGCTCGTCCGCACCCCTGAGCTGCTGCTCCTCGACGAGCCGTTCGGCGCACTCGACGCGCTCACCCGGCTCAAGGCGCAGGGCTTGGTGGCACGGCTCTGGGCCGAGCACCGGCCCGCGGTGCTGCTGGTGACCCACGACGTGGAGGAGGCACTGCTGCTCGCCGACCGCGCGCTGCTCCTGCGGGACGGCCGAATCGCCGAGGAGTTCGTGGTCGACGTGCCACGGCCCCGCGTCATCGACAACCCCCGACTACTCGCACTGCGCCGCGCGCTGCTCAGCGGGCTGGGCGTGAACACCGAATCGGAGGATTCCGATGATCACTCTTGA
- a CDS encoding ABC transporter permease — protein MSSSVLDRRTPPAVPASASRGTSPAAPPPWRRLATALTPARRLVGLLSVLILWHVGAGSGWLGSTTPSPADVFRAADELISSGELAHHLGVSLTRVAKGLAIGLTAGLLLGLAAGLLRLAEDLVDAPIQALRMLPHLALVPIFIIWFGIGETSKIALIAIGPIFPLYLNVLHGIRGVDERLVESARSCGVGRFGLIRRVILPGALPQILIGLRQALGIGWLSLVVAEQTATTSGVGFLMNDAREFLRTDVIFVVLVLYALLGLGTDLFVRLIERRALAWRRGFAGE, from the coding sequence ATGTCTTCATCCGTGCTCGACCGGCGCACCCCGCCGGCCGTCCCGGCCTCCGCGTCCCGCGGTACCAGCCCCGCGGCGCCGCCACCCTGGCGCCGCTTAGCCACCGCCCTCACCCCTGCACGCCGGCTCGTCGGCCTGCTGTCCGTCCTGATCCTGTGGCACGTCGGTGCCGGCTCCGGATGGCTCGGCAGCACGACACCGTCCCCGGCCGACGTGTTCCGCGCCGCCGATGAGCTGATCAGCTCGGGCGAACTGGCACACCACCTCGGCGTCTCGCTGACCCGGGTAGCCAAGGGCCTCGCCATCGGGCTCACCGCCGGGCTGCTGCTCGGCCTCGCCGCCGGCCTGCTCCGGCTCGCCGAGGACCTGGTCGACGCCCCGATCCAGGCGCTCCGGATGCTGCCGCACCTGGCTCTCGTACCGATCTTCATCATCTGGTTCGGCATCGGCGAAACCTCGAAGATCGCTCTGATCGCGATCGGGCCGATCTTCCCGCTCTACCTCAACGTGCTGCACGGCATCCGAGGCGTCGACGAGCGGCTCGTCGAGTCCGCACGCTCCTGCGGGGTGGGCCGGTTCGGGCTGATCCGCCGGGTCATCCTGCCCGGTGCACTGCCCCAGATCCTGATCGGACTGCGGCAAGCCCTCGGCATCGGGTGGCTGAGCCTGGTCGTCGCCGAGCAAACCGCCACCACGAGCGGGGTCGGATTCCTCATGAACGATGCGCGCGAGTTCCTCCGGACCGACGTCATCTTCGTGGTCCTCGTGCTCTACGCCCTGCTCGGCCTCGGCACCGACCTGTTCGTCCGGTTGATCGAGCGGCGCGCGCTGGCGTGGCGTCGCGGATTCGCGGGGGAGTGA
- a CDS encoding DUF4360 domain-containing protein encodes MLDQSDKALRNKTSLGVLAVALTAPLLAGGLTTPHAAAAVPSTVDPPAGRFVVQSINGTGCRAADTQVTTRGLGRLNVNFGALQARTGGGAPATAARANCVVSVRASAPRGYTFGVDNILVRGRASLPADAVGTASASFWFVGRTDTATTDRTVPGPYIATWDLRRVVRPASIAWMPCRANYPINLNIAVAVRGGARAGAPASMTIGDGTNEPSASYRFAWKRC; translated from the coding sequence ATGCTCGATCAGTCAGACAAGGCTCTCCGCAACAAGACCTCGCTCGGTGTGCTGGCGGTTGCGCTGACCGCTCCGCTGCTGGCCGGCGGGCTCACGACGCCCCACGCGGCGGCTGCGGTCCCGTCGACCGTTGATCCACCGGCCGGGCGGTTCGTCGTCCAGTCGATCAACGGCACCGGGTGCCGTGCCGCCGATACGCAGGTCACGACGCGCGGCCTGGGCAGGCTCAACGTGAACTTCGGCGCACTGCAGGCGCGGACCGGCGGTGGTGCACCCGCCACCGCTGCGCGCGCGAACTGCGTCGTGTCGGTCCGGGCCAGTGCCCCGCGTGGGTACACCTTCGGCGTCGACAACATTCTGGTGCGGGGACGTGCGTCGCTCCCCGCGGACGCGGTCGGTACGGCGAGTGCGAGCTTCTGGTTCGTCGGCCGGACCGACACGGCAACCACTGACCGCACGGTCCCTGGCCCGTACATCGCGACCTGGGACCTGCGCCGGGTGGTTCGTCCCGCGTCGATCGCGTGGATGCCGTGCCGGGCGAACTACCCGATCAATCTCAACATCGCCGTGGCCGTCCGGGGTGGGGCACGTGCGGGCGCCCCTGCGTCGATGACGATCGGCGACGGCACCAATGAGCCGTCGGCGTCCTATCGCTTCGCGTGGAAGCGCTGCTAG
- a CDS encoding DUF4360 domain-containing protein, producing the protein MAGRRMTMLGRLGIAVLSVLGVMLTSVEPVTAQVRTVDPPDGHFGMSAVSVRGTGCPVGTTSVIANSDKTAFTVTYSNYTAQNGGGVALFQARAQCVIGVSVSVPQGFTFGIKSTTFRGYADLAAGATGTLDTQYWFVGQPMTGRIQREYRGPFQDNWQATDEVPISAVQWMPCRANYPLNINSQLIVRAGSVNPNTTSLMTMDATDSQITTLYGVTWRAC; encoded by the coding sequence ATGGCTGGTCGCAGAATGACGATGCTCGGACGGCTCGGGATCGCGGTGCTCAGCGTGCTGGGGGTGATGCTGACCTCCGTCGAGCCGGTCACCGCGCAAGTCCGCACGGTCGATCCGCCCGACGGGCACTTCGGAATGAGCGCCGTGTCGGTGCGGGGCACCGGGTGCCCGGTCGGCACGACCAGCGTGATCGCCAACAGCGACAAAACCGCGTTCACGGTGACCTACAGCAACTACACCGCGCAGAACGGGGGCGGGGTTGCCCTCTTCCAGGCGCGTGCGCAGTGCGTCATCGGCGTCAGCGTCAGCGTTCCGCAGGGCTTCACGTTCGGAATCAAAAGCACCACCTTCCGTGGCTACGCCGACCTCGCCGCCGGGGCCACCGGAACGCTGGACACGCAGTACTGGTTCGTCGGACAGCCGATGACCGGTCGCATCCAGCGGGAGTACCGAGGCCCGTTCCAGGACAACTGGCAGGCCACCGACGAGGTCCCGATCTCCGCTGTGCAGTGGATGCCGTGCCGAGCCAACTATCCGTTGAACATCAATTCTCAATTGATCGTCCGGGCCGGCAGTGTCAATCCGAACACCACCAGCCTCATGACGATGGACGCCACCGACAGCCAGATCACCACGCTCTACGGCGTCACCTGGCGTGCTTGCTAG